The following proteins are encoded in a genomic region of Streptomyces collinus Tu 365:
- a CDS encoding ABC transporter ATP-binding protein codes for MAEQTFADAPENRGTTEQIPTVVADRVDIVYRVNGTGAGRGSATAALNRMLRRKQAEKAAGVRRVHAVKRVSFVAYKGEAIGLIGTNGSGKSTLLKAVAGLLPVENGHIYTDGQPSLLGVNAALMNDLTGERNVHLGGLAMGMSREQIKERYQDIVDFSGINEKGDFITLPMRTYSSGMAARLRFSIAAAKDHDVLLIDEALATGDRSFQKRSEERIRELRRHAGTVFLVSHNNKSIRDTCERVLWLERGELRMDGPTEDVLKEYEAFTGDKSDKPAKPAKKTDPKKKAAQPTAPDVPLPS; via the coding sequence GTGGCTGAGCAGACCTTCGCGGACGCGCCCGAGAACCGCGGGACCACCGAGCAGATCCCCACCGTCGTCGCCGACCGCGTCGACATCGTCTACCGGGTCAACGGCACCGGCGCGGGCCGCGGCTCCGCCACCGCCGCCCTCAACCGCATGCTGCGCCGCAAGCAGGCCGAGAAGGCGGCCGGCGTCCGCAGGGTGCACGCGGTGAAGAGGGTTTCCTTCGTCGCCTATAAGGGTGAAGCCATCGGCCTCATCGGCACCAACGGATCCGGCAAGTCGACCTTGCTCAAGGCGGTCGCCGGACTGCTGCCGGTCGAGAACGGACACATCTACACCGACGGCCAGCCCTCGCTGCTCGGCGTCAACGCGGCCCTGATGAACGACCTCACCGGCGAGCGCAACGTGCACCTCGGCGGCCTCGCCATGGGCATGTCCCGGGAGCAGATCAAGGAGCGCTACCAGGACATCGTCGACTTCTCCGGGATCAACGAGAAGGGCGACTTCATCACCCTGCCGATGCGCACGTACTCCTCCGGCATGGCCGCCCGCCTGCGGTTCTCCATCGCGGCCGCGAAGGACCACGACGTCCTGCTGATCGACGAGGCCCTCGCGACCGGCGACCGCTCCTTCCAGAAGCGCTCCGAGGAACGGATCCGCGAGCTGCGCCGGCACGCGGGCACGGTCTTCCTCGTCAGCCACAACAACAAGTCCATCCGCGACACCTGCGAGCGGGTGCTGTGGCTGGAGCGCGGCGAGCTGCGCATGGACGGGCCGACCGAGGACGTCCTCAAGGAGTACGAGGCCTTCACCGGCGACAAGAGCGACAAGCCGGCCAAACCGGCGAAGAAGACGGACCCGAAGAAGAAGGCGGCGCAACCCACGGCGCCTGATGTTCCTCTACCTTCTTAA